The Trichoderma breve strain T069 chromosome 2, whole genome shotgun sequence DNA segment CGAAGATGGGCTACGGTGCTGAAAGTAACTCATGCATTGCTGATATTCGAGCTATTAGCTCTTGCTTGTGTATTTACTGGTTTCGATGAACAATTAGttgttgacgatgaagaaacTTCTAACAGATTCCTTCTGGGACGTACTTTGTTTGGGAATTCAACAAGTAAAAACAGCCATGTGATTTATTATGAcgtaataaaatatatatgCAAAGGCAATCCGTTCACTTAGTCTCGACTCCGATGCTACACCTCACAAGCGCAACGCCGTCCACAACTCACTTTACCGCCAAAGTTCGCCTAAAAACTAACCACGGTGGCATTATCCATAAGAAGGTAATGGTAACATAAGGTGTACAAATTCGGCTCGCTAAACAGCCAGTATCCTAGACCATGACGACTCAGTTTACAGGATCTCCCTTGGTTTGATATAGATATTGAGGTCTGGCTTTTGCCAGAGTGTATAGGCCATGTTTTCCTGGAGCCAATCTTTACTATCAGGATGCAGACTGATGTCAAAATTCCACAGGATTCTTGCTAGAATCAGGCGCATTTCGGCATATGCAAGACTAAAAAGAAGTTAGAATGCCAAAGATGAATTGTTTGGAGCGTCACCACTAACTTCTTTCCGATACAATTTCGGGGACCAAAGGAGAATGCTTGAAACACGTCTTGAGGGTCGCTCGAAAACCGAGCATCGCCAAGCCATCGTTCTGGAATATAGGAATCAGGCAGAGTAAAATTCTTCGCGTTGTGATACATTGGCCATTGCCAAATCCCCAAGATGGTCTGTCATCTTGTTAGAGCCGACTGAGGATTGTCCTTGACGTGAAATGATACTTACATTTGCTGGAACGTACTGTCCGCAAATCACGTCGCCGCCTGGCTGTGTCTTGCGCGGTATGGCAGTTGGGACAGGAGGGTACATTCGAAGTGCTTCTTGCAGCACGGCCATCATATAACCCAGCTTTTGCACACTGAGGAGATCAATCTCGCCTTCATTTGAAAAGCTTGATCTTACTTCATCCATCGTCTTTTGCAAAACTTCCGGGTGGGTCAATAGCAGATAGGTGACTCCAGATAGGGTTGTCGCAGTTGTCTCTGAtccggcgatgatgaggagacTTGCATTATCCAGGAGTTCAGCATGGGAAAATTTCTGTGGTTCATGTAAGCGACTGGAAACATTCAGAGGGGCTATTAATTACACAAAGTCATACCATGTCACCATCCTTTTTAATCATGGCTTCCATGAAGTCTGATCGAGGGTTGGTTTCAGCCAACCTTTTTTTAACCTTTTCCTGTGTAAGCTGGAAATACTCCTGAAACTGCTTGCGTGCTTGCTTTGAGATAAGAAGCTGTATAAGTTTGTCTCCAAAGGGAAACCGGCGTAAAACATTATTCATCGCACTTGTCCGGATCCTGGTGAATAGTAGAGACACCCAAGGGTGATAATTGGAGTTTTGAAGGCAACCAAATGGCTCTCCAAAAGCAAGGTCGCCAATGATGTCAAAAGTTGCCCAGTTATACCAAGATGTCATCTCCAAAGGCCGAGTGCCATCAGCACAGTTCTCTCGTAGTCGGCTTATCAACATATCGACGTAACCTCGTATAAGAGATTGCTGATCCATCATTGCCTGTGTCGAAAATCCATGAGCCAAGGTCCTT contains these protein-coding regions:
- a CDS encoding cytochrome p450 domain-containing protein, with the translated sequence MLLTAESLLFTLRPGVALVLWVIILGTVYLISIPIYNVWFHPLRKYPGPRLWAATRIPYARMIFSGMSHRKILELHQIYGDVVRVAPDELTYIGGSAWNDIMGHRKRGQGENGKDPVFWKTQQHSVISADRENHTRMRRTLAHGFSTQAMMDQQSLIRGYVDMLISRLRENCADGTRPLEMTSWYNWATFDIIGDLAFGEPFGCLQNSNYHPWVSLLFTRIRTSAMNNVLRRFPFGDKLIQLLISKQARKQFQEYFQLTQEKVKKRLAETNPRSDFMEAMIKKDGDMKFSHAELLDNASLLIIAGSETTATTLSGVTYLLLTHPEVLQKTMDEVRSSFSNEGEIDLLSVQKLGYMMAVLQEALRMYPPVPTAIPRKTQPGGDVICGQYVPANTILGIWQWPMYHNAKNFTLPDSYIPERWLGDARFSSDPQDVFQAFSFGPRNCIGKNLAYAEMRLILARILWNFDISLHPDSKDWLQENMAYTLWQKPDLNIYIKPREIL